One window of the Allorhizobium ampelinum S4 genome contains the following:
- a CDS encoding CpaF family protein, with translation MFGKRGNEGSVKSGSGTAVPVSALSSPGMPASVSSSGRIEPGRAEPPRPAAPADPAQRRRQNRTEDYYDTKSQVFSALIDTIDLSQLAKLDAESAREEIRDIVNDIISIKNFAMSISEQEELLDDICNDVLGYGPLEPLLARDDISDIMVNGAGQTFIEVGGKTIESEIRFRDNSQLLSICQRIVSQVGRRVDESSPICDARLPDGSRVNVIAPPLSIDGPALTIRKFKKDKLNLDQLVKFGAITPEGAQVLQIIGRVRCNVVISGGTGSGKTTLLNCLTRYIDADERVITCEDTAELQLQQPHVVRLETRPPNIEGEGEITMRDLVKNCLRMRPERIIVGEVRGSEVFDLLQAMNTGHDGSMGTIHANTPRECLSRMESMIAMGGYSLPAKTVREIISGSIDIIIQAARLRDGTRRITHITEVVGMEGDVIITQDLMRFEMDGEDLTGKIIGRHISTGIGKPHFWERARYYNEERRLAAALDAMEQKTGVV, from the coding sequence ATGTTCGGTAAACGTGGAAATGAAGGGTCTGTAAAGTCCGGTTCCGGCACAGCGGTGCCGGTCTCGGCACTGTCATCGCCCGGCATGCCGGCGTCCGTTTCTTCATCCGGACGGATCGAACCGGGCCGCGCCGAGCCACCCAGGCCAGCCGCTCCCGCCGATCCGGCTCAGCGTCGTCGCCAGAACCGGACCGAGGATTATTACGATACCAAGAGCCAGGTTTTTTCGGCGCTGATCGACACGATCGACCTGTCGCAGCTTGCCAAGCTGGACGCGGAAAGCGCGCGCGAGGAAATCCGCGATATCGTCAACGATATCATTTCCATCAAGAATTTCGCCATGTCGATTTCCGAGCAGGAAGAACTGCTCGACGACATCTGCAATGACGTGCTGGGCTACGGCCCCTTGGAACCCTTGCTGGCCCGCGACGATATTTCCGACATCATGGTCAACGGTGCCGGCCAGACCTTTATCGAAGTCGGCGGCAAAACCATCGAATCCGAAATCCGGTTTCGCGACAATTCCCAGCTTCTCTCAATATGCCAGCGCATCGTCAGCCAGGTTGGCCGCCGCGTCGATGAGAGCAGCCCGATCTGCGACGCCCGCCTGCCGGACGGATCGCGCGTCAATGTGATCGCTCCGCCGCTGTCCATCGATGGTCCGGCGCTGACGATCCGTAAATTCAAGAAGGACAAGCTCAATCTCGACCAATTGGTCAAGTTTGGCGCCATTACGCCGGAAGGCGCGCAAGTCCTGCAAATCATCGGGCGAGTGCGCTGTAATGTGGTGATTTCCGGCGGCACTGGCTCAGGCAAAACCACCCTGCTCAATTGTCTGACACGCTATATCGACGCCGACGAACGGGTGATTACCTGCGAAGATACGGCAGAATTGCAATTGCAGCAGCCGCATGTCGTGCGTCTTGAAACCCGCCCGCCGAATATCGAGGGCGAAGGCGAAATCACCATGCGTGATCTTGTCAAGAACTGCCTGCGTATGCGCCCGGAACGGATCATCGTCGGCGAAGTGCGCGGATCGGAAGTCTTCGACCTGTTGCAGGCGATGAATACCGGCCATGACGGCTCGATGGGCACCATCCACGCCAATACGCCGCGCGAATGCCTGAGCCGCATGGAATCGATGATTGCCATGGGCGGCTATTCGCTTCCGGCAAAGACTGTCCGCGAGATTATTTCGGGCTCGATCGACATTATTATACAGGCAGCTCGCCTGCGCGACGGCACACGCCGCATCACCCACATTACCGAAGTCGTGGGGATGGAAGGCGATGTGATCATCACCCAGGACCTGATGCGCTTCGAAATGGATGGCGAGGACCTGACCGGCAAGATCATCGGTCGTCATATCTCCACCGGCATCGGCAAGCCGCATTTCTGGGAACGCGCCCGCTATTACAACGAGGAACGGCGCCTGGCGGCGGCGCTCGACGCCATGGAACAGAAAACCGGTGTAGTATAA
- a CDS encoding component of type IV pilus: MNTIKYDIAGSKEDGLAAEPVRTGNLEQLRPLPRISVHAFCISDSVLAVMEEAARDRRMAKVSMRVTSGGISAAVNMFAGAPTPNLVILETDAKPENLLSELAPLADVCDPSTRVIVVGRYNDIALYRELMRNGVSDYIVAPVSMADVIGALSSIFIDPDAEPLGRSIAFIGAKGGVGSSTIAHNAAFMIASLFSSETILADLDLPYGTANIDFDQDPAQGVAEAVFAPERLDEVFLDRLLTSCSQNLSLLAAPSLLDRAYDFERGAFLPLLETLQRSAPVAVLDLPHSWNEWTLALLSEVDEIVLTCVPDLANLRNVKNLLDALKRLRPNDKAPHLILNQAGMPKRPEISPSDFFEPLDMQPAAIIPFDIQLFGNAANSGRMIAEIDAKSPTAETFSQLAHLITGRVSIKKPKKAGLSTIFAMLARK, translated from the coding sequence ATGAATACGATCAAATACGATATCGCCGGATCGAAAGAAGACGGCCTGGCCGCAGAACCGGTGAGAACCGGTAATCTCGAGCAATTGCGGCCCTTGCCACGCATTTCCGTGCATGCGTTCTGCATCTCGGACAGTGTGCTGGCGGTGATGGAAGAGGCCGCCCGCGACCGTCGCATGGCCAAGGTCAGCATGCGGGTGACCAGCGGCGGCATTTCAGCGGCGGTCAATATGTTTGCCGGGGCACCGACCCCCAATCTGGTCATTCTGGAAACCGATGCGAAGCCCGAGAACCTTCTCTCCGAGCTGGCGCCGCTGGCCGATGTCTGCGATCCCTCGACCCGGGTCATCGTCGTCGGACGCTATAACGACATCGCTCTTTACCGCGAATTGATGCGCAATGGCGTCTCCGATTATATCGTTGCGCCGGTCAGCATGGCCGACGTCATCGGGGCCTTGTCATCGATCTTCATCGACCCCGATGCCGAGCCACTTGGGCGCAGTATCGCCTTCATAGGCGCAAAAGGCGGCGTCGGTTCCTCCACCATCGCCCATAATGCGGCCTTCATGATCGCCTCGCTGTTTTCCTCCGAAACCATCCTGGCCGATCTGGACCTTCCCTATGGCACGGCCAATATCGATTTCGACCAGGACCCGGCCCAGGGCGTAGCCGAAGCGGTCTTTGCTCCAGAGCGCCTGGACGAAGTGTTTCTTGATCGCCTGCTGACCTCCTGTTCACAGAACCTGTCCCTGCTGGCCGCCCCATCCCTGCTGGACCGTGCCTATGATTTTGAGCGCGGCGCCTTCCTGCCGCTGTTGGAAACCCTGCAACGCAGCGCCCCGGTTGCGGTGCTGGACCTGCCGCATAGCTGGAACGAATGGACGCTGGCGCTGCTGTCGGAAGTGGACGAGATCGTCCTGACCTGCGTGCCGGATCTTGCCAATTTGCGCAACGTCAAGAACCTGCTCGATGCGCTGAAGCGGTTGCGACCAAACGACAAGGCACCGCATCTGATCCTCAATCAGGCTGGCATGCCGAAACGGCCGGAAATTTCGCCCAGCGATTTCTTCGAACCGCTGGACATGCAGCCAGCCGCGATCATTCCTTTCGATATTCAGCTGTTTGGCAATGCCGCCAATTCCGGCCGGATGATCGCCGAGATCGATGCGAAAAGTCCGACGGCGGAGACGTTCTCGCAGCTCGCCCATCTCATCACCGGACGGGTCAGTATCAAGAAGCCGAAAAAAGCGGGTCTCAGCACGATATTCGCCATGTTGGCGCGCAAGTAA
- a CDS encoding CpaD family pilus assembly protein yields the protein MTLHPTLPLTRVCALLLGLMAILPLSSCGGMKDEMSTGSIPDDYRTRHPIIVTDVEHSLDLPVAQGSSRLTIGMSDAVTGFAQDYRNASTGYVQILVPQGSPNTMAASSIARQVRNLLVSKGIAAPKIVERPYRAGATGDAAPIRLSYVATTAVAGPCGQWPEDLSNDTAQNKNWQNFGCASQANLAAQVASPTDLIAPRGMTPIDAERRSTVIDNYRDGKDTSTTTSTD from the coding sequence ATGACACTTCACCCTACCCTGCCCCTGACGCGCGTTTGCGCGCTCCTCCTCGGATTGATGGCCATCCTGCCGCTTAGCAGTTGCGGCGGCATGAAAGACGAGATGTCCACCGGCTCGATTCCCGACGATTACCGTACCCGCCATCCGATCATCGTCACCGATGTCGAGCATTCGCTGGATCTTCCGGTCGCGCAGGGCTCAAGCCGCCTGACGATCGGCATGAGCGATGCGGTGACGGGCTTTGCCCAGGATTACCGCAATGCGTCCACCGGCTATGTGCAGATCCTGGTGCCGCAAGGGTCTCCCAATACAATGGCGGCCTCCAGCATTGCTCGCCAGGTACGCAACCTGCTGGTCTCCAAGGGCATTGCCGCCCCAAAAATCGTTGAGCGGCCTTACCGGGCTGGCGCAACAGGAGATGCCGCGCCGATCCGTTTGAGCTATGTCGCAACCACGGCGGTGGCCGGACCGTGTGGCCAATGGCCGGAGGATCTCTCCAACGACACGGCGCAGAACAAGAACTGGCAGAATTTCGGCTGCGCCTCCCAGGCCAATCTGGCTGCGCAGGTTGCAAGCCCGACGGACCTGATCGCGCCGCGCGGTATGACGCCGATCGATGCCGAGCGTCGCTCGACGGTGATCGACAATTATCGCGACGGCAAGGACACCTCAACCACGACATCCACGGATTGA
- a CDS encoding type II and III secretion system protein family protein codes for MNGRFSMRLSSARLFRMMITGSLSLGLSISGLPGENMLVWRADALAAGAQSLVRIAQTGPGVRRDLKLGLNKAIVVDLPEDAHDILVADPELADAVTRTSRRIYLFGKKVGQTNIFIFGADGREIVSLDLQIERDIEGLQTNLSRFIPESNIKVEIISDNVVLSGTVRTPQDSSRAVSLAKAFLQGGEATTRGETATSNSSGDGAVAIYAEDRQTSQIVNMLTIEGEDQVTLKVTVAEVSRQVLKQLGVSASATDGTSGISYANPSNLGNSVDVGGTATISKTFGSFGISAYVNAMEQAGVMRTLAEPSLTAISGEQAKFYVGGEYRLAAGQEISTDSTTGQKTVSRTTSTVDYGIQLNFRPVVLSPGRISLAIETNVSEPTYEGSVVEGNSDSSIPGSTYLSIRKREASTTVELPSGGSIVIAGLVQDNVRQAMSGLPGISKIPIFGTLFRSKDFVRNETELVIIATPYLVRPVTRNALARPDDNFNPAGDGAMYFLNRVNKVYGRKEATANGAYHGTVGYIYK; via the coding sequence ATGAACGGACGATTTTCCATGCGCCTTTCCTCTGCCCGCCTGTTTCGGATGATGATCACCGGCAGCCTTTCGCTTGGCCTGTCGATCAGCGGCCTGCCGGGAGAAAATATGCTTGTCTGGCGTGCCGATGCGCTTGCCGCCGGTGCCCAGAGCCTGGTGCGCATCGCCCAAACCGGCCCCGGTGTGCGGCGTGACCTGAAGCTTGGCCTCAACAAGGCCATCGTCGTCGATCTGCCTGAAGACGCACATGATATCCTGGTGGCCGACCCTGAACTGGCCGATGCCGTCACCCGCACCTCACGCCGGATCTATCTGTTTGGCAAGAAGGTTGGCCAGACCAATATTTTCATTTTCGGGGCGGATGGCCGCGAGATCGTCAGTCTCGATCTGCAAATCGAACGGGATATCGAGGGTCTTCAAACCAACCTGAGCCGGTTCATTCCAGAGTCCAATATCAAGGTCGAGATCATCTCTGACAACGTCGTGCTGAGCGGCACGGTGCGCACTCCGCAGGATTCGTCGCGCGCGGTCAGCCTCGCCAAGGCCTTCCTCCAGGGTGGTGAAGCCACCACCCGCGGAGAAACCGCAACCAGCAACAGCAGCGGCGACGGCGCGGTGGCCATCTATGCAGAAGACCGTCAAACCTCGCAGATCGTCAACATGCTGACCATCGAAGGCGAAGATCAGGTAACGTTGAAAGTCACCGTTGCCGAGGTCAGCCGTCAGGTGCTGAAACAGCTTGGTGTCAGCGCCAGCGCCACGGATGGCACCAGCGGCATCAGCTACGCCAATCCGTCCAACCTCGGCAATTCCGTCGACGTCGGCGGCACCGCCACAATTTCCAAGACATTCGGCAGCTTTGGCATCAGCGCCTATGTCAATGCCATGGAGCAGGCGGGTGTGATGCGCACGCTGGCTGAGCCCAGCCTGACGGCAATTTCCGGCGAACAGGCGAAATTCTACGTCGGCGGCGAATATCGTCTGGCAGCTGGCCAGGAAATCAGCACCGACAGCACCACCGGGCAGAAAACCGTCTCTCGCACGACCTCGACCGTCGATTACGGCATTCAGCTGAACTTCCGACCGGTCGTGCTCTCTCCGGGCCGGATCAGTCTGGCGATCGAAACCAATGTCTCCGAGCCGACCTATGAGGGATCGGTGGTAGAGGGCAATTCGGATTCGTCCATCCCCGGCTCGACCTATTTGTCGATCCGCAAGCGCGAGGCCTCGACCACGGTCGAGCTGCCCTCCGGCGGATCGATTGTGATTGCCGGTCTGGTCCAGGACAATGTCCGCCAGGCCATGTCCGGCCTGCCGGGTATTTCGAAAATCCCGATCTTCGGCACACTGTTTCGCAGCAAGGATTTCGTGCGCAACGAAACCGAACTGGTGATCATTGCCACGCCCTATCTTGTCCGGCCTGTCACCCGCAATGCGCTGGCGCGTCCCGACGACAATTTCAATCCTGCTGGAGACGGCGCCATGTATTTCCTGAACCGTGTCAACAAGGTCTACGGCCGCAAGGAAGCCACGGCGAACGGCGCTTATCACGGCACTGTCGGCTATATTTACAAATGA
- the cpaB gene encoding Flp pilus assembly protein CpaB, whose translation MKPARILILFVAVAAAGLAGLLAMGLSGQKRVVVQQSEPVVTKEPTTKVLIAAASLPVGARLTDKAMRWMDWPKTDLVDGFVTEENRPQALSDLAGLVVRLPIFEGEPIRIEKIADASSRTLSALLPAGKRAISTEISVATGAGGFILPNDRVDVIMVRKGDNDNHLTETVLSNVRVLAIDQQIEEKNDGTRSVIGTTATLELTPEQTKVLTVAQQMAERLSLALRSVADAQEQDNSSASYLLSGDSGGPQVQVIKSGQIVKSAGAAKQ comes from the coding sequence ATGAAGCCCGCCCGCATTCTCATTCTCTTCGTCGCCGTGGCCGCGGCCGGTCTGGCCGGTCTGTTGGCCATGGGACTGAGCGGGCAAAAGCGCGTGGTGGTGCAGCAATCCGAGCCTGTGGTGACGAAGGAACCGACCACCAAGGTGCTGATCGCCGCTGCCAGCCTGCCGGTCGGCGCCCGCCTGACCGATAAGGCAATGCGCTGGATGGACTGGCCGAAGACCGATTTGGTCGACGGTTTCGTGACGGAGGAGAACCGTCCCCAGGCCTTGAGCGACCTTGCCGGGCTTGTCGTGCGGCTGCCGATTTTCGAAGGTGAGCCGATCCGGATCGAAAAGATCGCCGACGCCTCCAGCCGCACCCTTTCAGCGCTGCTTCCAGCCGGAAAGCGGGCAATCTCCACGGAAATTTCCGTGGCAACCGGTGCTGGCGGTTTCATCCTGCCCAATGACCGTGTTGACGTGATCATGGTCCGCAAGGGCGATAATGACAATCACCTGACCGAAACCGTGCTGTCCAATGTCCGCGTTCTCGCCATCGACCAGCAGATCGAGGAAAAGAACGACGGCACCCGTTCGGTCATTGGCACCACCGCAACACTGGAACTGACACCGGAGCAAACCAAGGTGCTGACGGTTGCCCAGCAGATGGCCGAGCGCCTGTCACTGGCGCTGCGCTCCGTGGCGGATGCCCAGGAGCAGGACAATAGTTCCGCAAGCTACCTGCTGAGCGGCGATAGCGGCGGTCCACAGGTGCAGGTCATCAAATCCGGGCAGATCGTCAAGAGCGCGGGAGCTGCAAAACAATGA
- a CDS encoding A24 family peptidase: MLAVTLSLIMPLCLALAAFTDLFEMKIPNAIPLVLLIGFAALALVLGLPIGLAGLHLTAGLIVFFGCFTLFAVNVMGGGDAKLLTAAAVWYGFNISLVEFLIEVAMFGGVLTLMILALRSQANTVMALGLRLPRSLIVEKKIPYGIAIAIGGFCSFLSAPVVTLALATVSPK; this comes from the coding sequence ATGCTGGCTGTTACGCTGTCACTGATCATGCCTCTTTGTCTGGCACTCGCGGCCTTTACCGATCTGTTCGAGATGAAGATCCCCAATGCGATCCCCCTTGTGCTGCTTATCGGTTTTGCCGCCCTCGCCCTGGTGTTGGGCCTGCCTATAGGATTGGCCGGTCTGCATCTCACGGCGGGTCTGATCGTGTTTTTCGGTTGTTTCACACTGTTTGCCGTCAATGTCATGGGCGGCGGCGATGCCAAGCTTTTGACGGCTGCCGCCGTCTGGTATGGTTTCAACATCAGCCTGGTGGAATTTCTGATTGAAGTCGCGATGTTTGGCGGCGTGCTGACCCTGATGATCCTGGCTTTGCGCAGCCAGGCCAATACCGTAATGGCCCTTGGACTGCGCCTGCCGCGCTCGCTGATTGTCGAGAAAAAAATCCCCTATGGTATTGCCATTGCCATTGGCGGTTTTTGCAGTTTCCTCAGTGCACCAGTGGTGACATTGGCCTTGGCGACAGTTTCGCCGAAATAA
- a CDS encoding Flp family type IVb pilin, giving the protein MSKIFSRFMKDESGATAIEYGLIAALISVALVAGATTLGTSIGNTFNNLTTQMNKGADATK; this is encoded by the coding sequence ATGTCCAAGATTTTCTCACGTTTTATGAAGGATGAATCCGGTGCAACGGCCATCGAATACGGCCTGATCGCCGCTCTGATTTCCGTGGCACTCGTCGCTGGCGCGACCACGCTCGGTACGAGCATTGGCAACACCTTTAATAATCTGACAACGCAGATGAATAAGGGTGCGGACGCAACCAAGTAA
- a CDS encoding Flp family type IVb pilin — MSKIFARFMKDESGATAIEYGLIAALISVALVAGATSLGSSLNNTFTNLTTQMNKAATASK; from the coding sequence ATGTCCAAGATTTTCGCACGTTTTATGAAGGATGAATCCGGCGCAACCGCCATCGAATACGGCCTGATCGCCGCTCTGATTTCCGTGGCCCTGGTTGCTGGTGCAACGTCGCTCGGCTCGAGCTTGAACAACACGTTCACCAATCTGACTACGCAGATGAATAAGGCGGCTACCGCATCCAAGTAA
- a CDS encoding pilus assembly protein N-terminal domain-containing protein — translation MLFRCCFAFLLAGMATVPGTAHAEDPLLRVVMNQARILKLDRPVSKVIIGNEKVADATVADPKTIVLTGRSFGTTNLVLLDSQGNAIFDERILVSIDEANTVRLYKQTQRTVLSCTPSCEQHSQSGNSTGDASSSNSASSGTGQ, via the coding sequence ATGTTGTTTCGCTGCTGTTTTGCGTTTTTGCTTGCCGGAATGGCGACAGTTCCCGGCACAGCGCATGCTGAAGACCCGCTTTTGCGCGTGGTGATGAATCAGGCCCGCATTCTTAAACTCGACCGGCCGGTCAGCAAGGTTATCATCGGCAATGAGAAAGTCGCCGATGCCACCGTGGCCGACCCAAAAACCATCGTGCTGACAGGGCGTAGCTTCGGGACGACGAATTTGGTTCTGCTTGACAGCCAGGGCAATGCCATTTTCGACGAGCGTATTCTTGTCTCTATCGATGAAGCCAATACAGTTCGGCTGTACAAACAGACGCAACGCACGGTCCTGTCCTGCACGCCAAGCTGTGAGCAGCATTCGCAGTCTGGAAATTCCACTGGAGATGCGTCTTCCAGCAATAGTGCGTCCAGCGGAACCGGCCAATAG
- a CDS encoding TadE/TadG family type IV pilus assembly protein produces the protein MVFPDGTRDKRDGLWRRWRLVARRLRRSRDGSAAIEFAILAIPYFLIIFAILETFVAFIAEQTVNAAVDTLGRQLRTGNITYNQARSTDKTATEFRQLFCNEISFLLTCDAAEVATPNRLWLDVRTYTAFSAMPTTIATTSGSLDTSSFAFTPGGASSINMLRAFYYWPVTTDLVRPYIATIHRPGVSSNSDYLIVSTLAFQNENYP, from the coding sequence ATGGTCTTTCCAGATGGCACCCGTGACAAACGCGACGGACTATGGCGCAGATGGAGATTAGTGGCCAGGCGTTTGCGTCGCTCCCGTGACGGATCGGCGGCCATCGAATTCGCCATTCTGGCCATTCCTTATTTCCTGATCATTTTTGCCATTCTGGAAACATTCGTGGCTTTCATCGCCGAACAGACCGTCAATGCAGCGGTCGATACGCTGGGCAGGCAATTGCGCACCGGCAATATCACCTATAATCAGGCCCGTAGCACCGATAAGACGGCGACGGAATTCCGCCAGTTGTTCTGCAACGAGATTTCCTTTCTCCTCACCTGCGATGCTGCGGAAGTCGCAACACCCAACCGGCTCTGGCTCGATGTGCGCACGTATACGGCTTTCTCCGCCATGCCCACCACAATTGCCACCACATCCGGTAGCCTTGATACGTCCAGTTTTGCCTTCACGCCTGGCGGGGCAAGCTCGATCAATATGCTGCGTGCCTTTTATTATTGGCCGGTCACCACCGATCTCGTCCGGCCCTATATTGCCACGATCCACCGCCCTGGTGTTTCCAGCAATTCCGATTACCTGATCGTATCGACCTTGGCCTTCCAAAATGAGAATTATCCATGA
- a CDS encoding TadE/TadG family type IV pilus assembly protein encodes MRSKPALILLLCRPFRLLALDRSGVGAVEFALIVPLLLVLYLGAFELTMALSVSQRATTSAGAIADIVARKQKTVDKTFLANMPDVLKAMFAPTATTGYTLKITGIKVDSNVKATIAWSWAQDGSKPYATGATVTLPSGMAAANAFFVHAELTIPHELVTYLPGFTGSSVSTITIARDYYFRQRENGEIACSDC; translated from the coding sequence ATGAGGTCGAAACCCGCCCTGATTTTGCTTCTATGCAGACCTTTCCGGCTGTTGGCGCTGGATCGTTCCGGTGTCGGCGCGGTGGAATTTGCGCTGATCGTGCCCTTGTTGCTGGTTCTCTATCTGGGGGCATTTGAGCTTACCATGGCGCTCAGCGTGTCGCAGCGCGCCACCACCAGCGCCGGGGCCATCGCCGATATCGTGGCGCGCAAGCAGAAAACGGTCGATAAGACCTTTCTGGCGAACATGCCGGATGTGCTGAAGGCCATGTTCGCCCCGACTGCGACGACAGGCTATACGCTGAAGATCACCGGCATCAAGGTGGACAGCAATGTCAAGGCGACGATTGCCTGGTCCTGGGCACAGGATGGCTCCAAACCCTATGCAACCGGTGCAACGGTGACGCTTCCGTCCGGCATGGCCGCCGCCAATGCCTTTTTCGTCCATGCGGAGCTGACCATTCCCCATGAGCTTGTCACCTATCTGCCTGGATTTACCGGATCAAGCGTCAGCACAATTACCATCGCCAGGGATTATTACTTCCGTCAGCGGGAAAACGGCGAGATTGCCTGCTCGGATTGCTGA
- a CDS encoding phosphopentomutase: protein MARAFLFVLDSFGVGGAPDAPAYGDDGADTLGHIAEFCAAGAGDRDGLRAGPLMLPNLSALGLLQIASLASGSLPAGMALPERVFGLYGAANEISRGKDTPSGHWEIAGTPVMFDWGYFPQEGDAFPADLVADICKRADLPGILGNCHASGTDILARLGEEHCRTGQPICYTSSDSVFQIAAHEHVFGLERLLRLCEIVRELLTPYRIGRVIARPFIGNSASNFQRTGNRRDYSVPPPEPTLLDRLSEAGRTVHAIGKIGDIFAHQGTGRDIKANGNAALMEATLAVMDEAADGDLVFTNFVDFDMLYGHRRDVPGYAAALEAFDLWLPDVYRKLIPGDMVILTADHGCDPTWRGTDHTRERVPIMAFGPGIRARSIGIRDTYADIGETIAAHLGIAPGRHGMSFL, encoded by the coding sequence ATGGCGCGGGCCTTTCTGTTTGTTCTCGATTCCTTTGGTGTCGGCGGCGCGCCGGATGCGCCAGCCTATGGCGATGACGGCGCCGATACGCTAGGCCATATCGCCGAGTTCTGCGCCGCCGGTGCCGGGGATCGCGATGGTTTGCGGGCCGGGCCGCTGATGTTGCCGAACCTATCGGCGTTGGGCTTGTTGCAGATTGCCAGCTTGGCCAGCGGTAGCTTGCCTGCGGGCATGGCCTTGCCGGAGCGGGTCTTTGGTCTGTACGGTGCGGCCAATGAAATTTCCCGGGGCAAGGATACACCGTCTGGCCATTGGGAAATCGCTGGTACACCTGTCATGTTCGACTGGGGTTATTTCCCGCAAGAAGGCGATGCCTTTCCCGCCGATCTCGTCGCTGATATTTGCAAACGCGCCGATCTTCCCGGCATTCTCGGTAATTGTCATGCCTCTGGCACCGACATCCTGGCCCGATTGGGTGAAGAACATTGCCGCACGGGCCAGCCGATCTGCTATACATCCTCCGATAGCGTCTTCCAGATTGCCGCCCATGAGCATGTGTTCGGGTTGGAGCGTTTACTGCGGCTCTGCGAAATCGTCCGGGAATTGCTCACCCCCTACAGGATCGGTCGGGTGATCGCCCGACCCTTTATCGGCAATAGCGCTTCGAATTTCCAACGCACCGGCAATCGGAGGGATTATTCGGTTCCGCCGCCGGAGCCGACTTTGCTCGATCGGCTGAGTGAAGCGGGTCGCACGGTACATGCCATCGGCAAGATCGGCGATATCTTCGCCCATCAGGGGACTGGCCGCGACATCAAGGCGAATGGCAATGCCGCACTGATGGAGGCGACGCTGGCAGTGATGGATGAGGCAGCGGACGGCGATCTGGTCTTCACCAATTTTGTTGATTTCGACATGCTTTACGGCCATCGCCGCGATGTGCCGGGCTATGCCGCAGCGCTAGAAGCCTTCGATCTCTGGCTGCCGGATGTCTATCGCAAGCTTATCCCCGGCGACATGGTGATTCTGACCGCCGATCATGGCTGTGATCCGACCTGGCGCGGCACCGACCATACCCGTGAGCGGGTGCCGATCATGGCGTTCGGTCCCGGCATTCGGGCGCGTTCTATCGGCATTCGCGACACCTATGCCGATATCGGTGAGACAATTGCGGCCCATCTCGGTATTGCTCCGGGCCGTCATGGCATGAGTTTCCTATGA